In the Deinococcus budaensis genome, one interval contains:
- a CDS encoding phosphate signaling complex PhoU family protein, whose product MLSIALEELDAVRDATRRAEYAGLTARAGRLERETNALEREIEDACLAAFAGPLTPGELTFHLLVFRSLTNLERVGDYAFGVARDLEALAPRTRSATLQDVLPLVDLLATMLERLAYAFAERDLRAAREVTRLDEEVDALYEQMLRASLTRLHERPADVEVALTASRMARSLERLGDHLVNVAERLEMLVRGEQAQAAQAAG is encoded by the coding sequence ATGCTGAGCATCGCGCTGGAAGAACTTGACGCCGTGCGCGACGCCACCCGCCGGGCGGAATACGCCGGGCTGACCGCGCGGGCCGGGCGGCTGGAGCGCGAGACGAACGCGCTGGAACGCGAGATCGAGGACGCCTGCCTGGCCGCCTTCGCCGGGCCGCTGACGCCGGGTGAGCTGACGTTTCACCTGCTGGTCTTTCGCAGCCTGACCAACCTGGAGCGGGTGGGCGACTACGCCTTCGGGGTGGCGCGCGACCTCGAAGCCCTGGCCCCGCGCACCCGCTCGGCCACCTTGCAAGACGTGCTGCCGCTGGTGGACCTGCTGGCGACCATGCTCGAACGCCTGGCCTACGCCTTTGCCGAGCGCGACCTGCGCGCCGCCCGCGAGGTGACGCGCCTCGACGAGGAGGTGGACGCCCTCTACGAGCAGATGCTGCGCGCCAGCCTGACCCGGCTCCACGAGCGCCCCGCCGATGTGGAGGTCGCGCTGACGGCCAGCCGCATGGCCCGCAGCCTGGAACGCCTGGGCGACCACCTCGTCAACGTGGCCGAGCGGCTCGAAATGCTGGTGCGGGGCGAGCAGGCACAGGCTGCCCAGGCCGCCGGGTAG
- the pstB gene encoding phosphate ABC transporter ATP-binding protein PstB: MSTPILSASDVNIFYGENHAVRHVNLTVERGTVNALIGPSGCGKTTFLRAVNRMHDLTPGARVTGRILLDGEDVYGPGVDPVTMRRRVGMVFQKPNPFPTMSVFDNVVSGLKLAGIRDRARLMEVAERSLRGAALWEEVKDRLKTPATGLSGGQQQRLCIARALAVEPEILLMDEPTSALDPASTARIEDLMTGLKQVTTILIVTHNMHQAARVSDTTSFFLNGDLVEHGVTDQLFTSPRDERTEAYVTGRFG, from the coding sequence ATGTCCACCCCCATCCTCAGCGCCAGCGACGTGAACATCTTCTACGGCGAGAACCACGCGGTGCGCCACGTCAACCTGACCGTGGAGCGCGGCACCGTGAACGCCCTGATCGGCCCCAGCGGCTGCGGCAAGACCACCTTCCTGCGGGCGGTGAACCGGATGCATGACCTGACGCCCGGCGCCCGCGTGACCGGCCGGATTCTGCTGGACGGCGAGGACGTGTACGGCCCCGGCGTGGACCCGGTGACCATGCGCCGCCGGGTCGGGATGGTCTTTCAAAAGCCCAACCCCTTTCCCACCATGAGCGTCTTCGACAACGTGGTGAGCGGCCTGAAGCTGGCGGGCATCCGCGACCGCGCCCGGCTGATGGAGGTGGCCGAGCGCTCGCTGCGCGGGGCGGCCCTGTGGGAGGAGGTCAAAGACCGCCTGAAGACCCCCGCCACTGGCCTGTCCGGCGGGCAGCAGCAGCGGCTGTGCATCGCCCGCGCGCTTGCCGTCGAGCCGGAGATCTTGCTGATGGACGAGCCGACCTCGGCGCTCGACCCGGCCAGCACCGCCCGCATCGAGGACCTGATGACGGGCCTCAAGCAGGTCACCACCATCTTGATCGTGACCCACAACATGCACCAGGCAGCCCGGGTGAGCGACACGACCTCCTTTTTCCTGAACGGGGACCTGGTCGAGCACGGGGTCACCGATCAGCTGTTCACCAGCCCGCGCGACGAGCGCACCGAGGCGTACGTGACGGGCCGCTTCGGCTGA
- the pstA gene encoding phosphate ABC transporter permease PstA yields the protein MSAVSRGTPARPRARLSPARRFQNRLMGALIALATALVVAPLILIFVYLLREGLGAMNLDFFTKTPAPEGETGGGLLNAITGSLTMLAMASVIGVLVGVAGGIFLAEFPRHPLMPTVRMLSDVLAGIPAIVMGLVAYGLIVLYFGFSGIAGALALGFLMIPIVVRTTEEVLKLVPLAVREAGLSLGLPQWVVILRIVLPAAAGGIVTGVMLALARVAGEAAPLLFTAFGNPNVNLDPTQPMSALPLEIYRGATSAYDENQRLAKAGALLLILIIFATSLLARRASRRR from the coding sequence ATGAGCGCGGTGTCGCGGGGCACCCCCGCCCGCCCGCGTGCCCGGCTGAGTCCGGCCCGCCGCTTCCAGAACCGGCTGATGGGCGCCCTGATCGCGCTGGCGACCGCGCTGGTCGTCGCGCCGCTGATCCTGATTTTCGTGTACCTGCTGCGCGAGGGCCTGGGCGCGATGAACCTCGACTTTTTCACCAAGACGCCTGCACCCGAAGGCGAGACGGGGGGCGGCCTCCTCAACGCGATCACCGGCAGCCTGACCATGCTGGCGATGGCGAGCGTGATCGGCGTGCTGGTGGGCGTGGCGGGCGGCATCTTTCTGGCCGAGTTTCCCCGGCACCCCCTGATGCCCACCGTGCGGATGCTCAGCGACGTGCTGGCGGGCATTCCGGCCATCGTGATGGGGCTGGTCGCCTACGGGCTGATCGTGCTGTATTTCGGCTTCTCGGGCATAGCGGGCGCGCTGGCGCTGGGCTTTTTGATGATTCCCATCGTGGTGCGGACCACCGAGGAGGTGCTGAAGCTGGTGCCGCTCGCGGTGCGCGAGGCGGGGCTGAGCCTGGGCTTGCCGCAGTGGGTGGTGATCTTGCGGATCGTGCTGCCCGCCGCCGCCGGGGGCATCGTGACGGGCGTCATGCTGGCGCTCGCGCGGGTGGCTGGGGAGGCCGCGCCGCTGCTCTTTACCGCCTTCGGCAACCCCAACGTCAACCTCGACCCCACCCAGCCCATGAGCGCCCTGCCGCTCGAAATCTACCGGGGCGCCACCAGCGCCTACGACGAGAACCAGCGCCTCGCCAAGGCCGGAGCGCTGCTGCTGATCCTGATCATCTTCGCCACCAGCCTGCTGGCCCGGCGTGCTAGCCGCCGCCGCTAG
- the pstC gene encoding phosphate ABC transporter permease subunit PstC, which produces MSEPARRPPAHAPVVRPAPFRLSSGSDRVFQLVILGLASVIVLIFVLSVYQLGRESWPALRASGLRFFTERTWNPVTGTFGAATMILGTLVTSLAALLISVPLAVASALFVAEYAPKWLANPVGYLIELLAAVPSVVYGLWALFVIAPVLARWQTTFFNPELYPERFALFTRCSALWAENQTSLQCLFVPNSAAGRGLALAIIILTVMILPYTASVARDVIRLVPTDQREAMYALGATKWEVISRAILPYARAGILGGVLLALGRALGETLAVAMVIGDSQEVLKSIWGNASTMASVIANQFGDAQEALHRSSVVALGLSLFFLSVVVNFLARLIIARLTPKGIQ; this is translated from the coding sequence ATGAGTGAACCTGCCCGCCGCCCCCCTGCCCACGCTCCCGTGGTCCGCCCCGCCCCGTTTCGCCTGTCCAGCGGCAGCGACCGGGTCTTCCAGCTCGTGATTCTGGGCCTGGCCTCGGTGATCGTGCTGATCTTCGTGCTGAGCGTCTACCAGCTGGGGCGCGAATCCTGGCCCGCCCTGCGCGCGTCCGGGCTGCGCTTTTTCACCGAGCGCACCTGGAACCCGGTGACGGGCACCTTCGGGGCGGCGACCATGATCCTCGGCACGCTGGTGACCAGCCTGGCCGCGCTGCTGATCAGCGTGCCGCTCGCGGTCGCCAGCGCGCTCTTCGTGGCCGAGTACGCGCCGAAGTGGCTGGCGAATCCGGTCGGCTACCTGATCGAGCTGCTCGCCGCCGTGCCCAGCGTGGTGTACGGGCTGTGGGCGCTCTTTGTGATCGCGCCCGTGCTGGCGCGCTGGCAGACGACCTTTTTCAACCCCGAGCTGTACCCCGAGCGCTTCGCGCTGTTCACCCGCTGTTCGGCGCTGTGGGCGGAGAACCAGACCTCGCTGCAATGCCTGTTCGTGCCCAACAGCGCGGCGGGCCGGGGGCTGGCCCTCGCCATCATCATCCTGACGGTGATGATCTTGCCGTACACCGCCAGCGTGGCGCGTGACGTGATCCGGCTGGTGCCCACCGACCAGCGGGAAGCGATGTACGCGCTGGGCGCCACCAAATGGGAAGTGATCTCGCGGGCCATCTTGCCCTACGCCCGCGCCGGGATTCTGGGCGGCGTGCTGCTGGCGCTGGGGCGCGCGCTGGGCGAGACGCTGGCCGTGGCGATGGTCATCGGGGACAGCCAGGAGGTCCTGAAAAGCATCTGGGGCAACGCCAGCACCATGGCCTCGGTGATCGCCAACCAGTTCGGGGACGCGCAGGAAGCGCTGCACCGCTCCAGCGTGGTCGCGCTGGGCCTGAGCCTCTTTTTCCTGAGCGTGGTCGTGAACTTCCTGGCCCGGCTGATCATCGCGCGGCTGACGCCCAAGGGAATCCAGTGA
- the pstS gene encoding phosphate ABC transporter substrate-binding protein PstS — translation MKKSFLLGLGLAMTAAASQAAAQTLTGAGASFPYPLYSKMFAEYREDTGVSVNYQSVGSGAGQKQILERTVDFAGSDNPMSDEAMKGAPGKLLHIPTAIGAVVPAYNVPGVTQPLKFTGRVLADIYLGKIRTWNDKAITALNPGVSIPPLPVTVARRSDGSGTTYVFSDYLSKVSTEWKTRVGVGNSLQWPTGTGAKGNDGVAGVVKSTPGAIGYVELVYAKQNKLPFGSVQNRSGKFVVADNAPAAAAAQGVVMPGDTRVSITNSANAGAYPIASFTYVIFYQEQKYGNRTEAQARALKNLLTWMTTTGQRYNEALDYARLPANVTSKVRSILNSVTYGGKKL, via the coding sequence ATGAAGAAGAGCTTTCTCCTGGGCCTCGGCCTGGCCATGACCGCCGCCGCCTCGCAGGCCGCCGCCCAGACCCTGACCGGCGCGGGGGCGAGCTTTCCCTACCCGCTCTATTCCAAGATGTTCGCGGAATACCGCGAGGACACCGGCGTGAGCGTGAACTACCAGTCGGTGGGCAGCGGCGCGGGCCAGAAGCAGATTCTGGAGCGCACCGTGGACTTCGCGGGGTCGGACAATCCCATGAGCGACGAGGCGATGAAGGGCGCGCCCGGCAAGCTGCTGCACATTCCCACCGCCATCGGCGCGGTGGTGCCCGCCTACAACGTGCCCGGCGTGACCCAGCCCCTCAAGTTCACCGGGCGCGTGCTGGCCGACATCTACCTGGGCAAGATCCGCACCTGGAACGACAAGGCGATCACGGCGCTCAACCCCGGCGTGAGCATTCCGCCGCTGCCCGTCACGGTCGCGCGCCGCAGCGACGGCTCGGGCACGACCTACGTCTTTTCCGACTACCTCAGCAAGGTCAGCACCGAGTGGAAGACCAGGGTGGGCGTGGGCAACAGCCTCCAGTGGCCCACCGGCACCGGCGCCAAGGGCAACGACGGCGTGGCGGGCGTGGTGAAAAGCACCCCCGGCGCCATCGGCTACGTGGAACTGGTGTACGCCAAGCAGAACAAGCTGCCCTTCGGGAGCGTGCAAAACCGCTCCGGCAAGTTCGTGGTGGCCGACAACGCCCCGGCCGCCGCCGCCGCGCAGGGCGTGGTGATGCCCGGCGACACCCGCGTGAGCATCACCAACAGCGCCAACGCGGGCGCCTACCCCATCGCCAGCTTCACCTACGTGATCTTTTACCAGGAGCAGAAGTACGGCAACCGCACCGAGGCGCAGGCCAGGGCACTCAAGAACCTGCTGACCTGGATGACCACCACCGGCCAGCGCTACAACGAAGCCCTGGACTACGCGCGGCTGCCCGCCAACGTGACGAGCAAGGTCAGGAGCATCCTGAACTCGGTGACCTACGGCGGCAAAAAGCTCTGA